The following coding sequences are from one Osmia bicornis bicornis chromosome 2, iOsmBic2.1, whole genome shotgun sequence window:
- the LOC114874823 gene encoding HEAT repeat-containing protein 5B isoform X2, whose protein sequence is MMMELSHSLTLNEDALNQIPEAKRPVFIFEWLRFLDKVLIAAQKSDIKGCQQKLVEQLTKHMQGAPGPPTRRLIARCLATLFSVGDTFLLFDTVNKCNDILRNKDDSPSFLPTKLAAICCVGCMYEKLGRMMGRSYEETVQILIKSLRSAESQTRIEIMHTLEKVCAGMGSAITNVHKEIYKISRHYLTDRVMAVRCAAAKCLLEMLNHAPFLYTTEIESVATLCFRAFEGSNYEVRCAVAKLLGTLVAMTQLPNPKGKNPSVAQNKNCKQISLDEVLNILMSGFLRGGVGFLKGTGEIIKGNSSVNREVRVGVTHAYVVFVQMLGGSWLERNIGALIAHVLELVTNPKAASSHVDAVYSRKCVNFMLHGTIGKLLGEGAQAAACKEIAHIILKQMNSIDFSPENAKDCNQETLFSQHLLVCALQEMGNLILGLGTTACNLLSDQSLSLIDTIMAVLIHPCQAARLAASWCLRCICVAVPSQITPLIDRCVDGIENMRSSPEAIAGYSSALAAVLGSVRLSPLGVPHTKGKIIFNTAEELLRSASQNSRLSLNRTHAGWLLIGAIMTLGTAVVKGLLPRMLLLWRNSFPRSNKELESEKARGDAFTWQVTLEGRAGALSAMHSFLLHCPELLNDDITRRLLTPIESALAMLTNLSPVLKNYGQQLKAPAAMVRLRLYETLLLLPPQTFEGSYTHLLRMLVSEFTLTENPGNTTTSLLRAVCHANDSVILGTWLQETDHRTIEDQMEPNRRADLEHLQPNSAAGSGALEHNPCCLYRPVPQDEIIPGPLPLGVAVIDLSVSLFGQIFPRVANKHRLQMLDHFSECIKHTKSGRQEAIQMNVFTAVLSGLKGLNEAKTGFGQEDVKKSATNLIISALVSSNSILRWAAGEAVGRMAQVISDPKFTAELAQTSFDRLKSARDVASRTGHSLALGCLHKYVGGMGSSQHLITSVSILLALAQDNSSPVVQVWALHALALIADSGGPMFRGYVEPTLSLALTLLLNVPHSYIDVHQCIGKVLSALITTIGPELQGNTSTICMARSSFLCACAIMQDHQDPLVQAEATGCLQQLHLFAPRHVNLSSLVPTLCRTLSSNHLLLRKAAISCLRQLAQREAKEVCEHAMTLANESRDTNVVEGLVITETGLPGVLFSMLDTETDSKLIKDIHDTLTSMLQILAADNLSQWLSLCKDVLTIASEACNNEEVNTINVEDGTADNDNTDAEGDDDQAEFHADESTKQRPTITPRWPTRVFAAQCVRRIVAACVNNKQAHFDLSLAKEMQTTKGKNDFLVLHLSDLVRMAFMAATSDCDPLRLEGLKTLQEIIDKFAKVPEPEFPGHLLLEQFQAQVGAALRPAFAAETASHVTAAACEACSAWIGSGVARDLNDLRRVHQLLVSSLEKLREGHTRPQLYNESLLTLERLAILKAWAEVYVVAMIKDGSALNSKDTFNQNSNQTEEGNVEDFGQFEFQTESLLSLVQPELLSLSQYWLAALRDHALLSLPPEFSSQLPHDGGAFYTTDTMESARPHYAESWAPILHAATLWLNAKGFGFEETNNEVQLSNTANNNNNNNNSDVSTKTNANIERFHLLFGICMEALCSPRASESAQNTETCLNALYTLLDSAWARKVLIADRSLPIELCNVLHRMLLTRESYVIQMIVMEVLKQVMKAAQEDLAERKKAKLNEIAPAHDESNEIQEVDLLGEGEENGELIPGKSLVFAILEVCLCLLVRQIPALNPNPAGTTAILSQKGYIPSEESGKLIAAALNIKESLPTLCSPQGAIAILPTLLYLATGVIKETAVRTDNECNKVASDAPVHAALHCIKNLSTNKYAKDHRSQEQWTGLLQSALAKIIDLAKTGNDETKMDEVTMMLAIAVFVLHATQEVVIAPNLQFPCINHFRHAFQSENVMVKLKCVQTLRTIFLHPERVISTPYIHALAPRLVEYLYSDKSKQVTNDLELSFTLECISTVEALIGVADISNQYVTCNSGDLLQGIQMLTLLVPILINYLLEGEQLQHATKYQLSLHQQSFQWLNKIGPKYPQEFKTLMSQSTELKTKLENAVRFTHQQAQRHTRPVDLVKPQIKITTPSIKLKTDFSNFN, encoded by the exons atgatGATGGAGTTGAGTCATAGTTTGACCCTCAATGAGGATGCTCTTAATCAAATCCCAGAGGCCAAACGACCagtttttatatttgaatGGTTACGCTTTTTGGATAAAGTTTTGATTGCTGCACAAAAG agTGACATTAAAGGATGTCAACAAAAGCTTGTAGAACAGTTAACTAAACACATGCAAGGGGCACCTGGACCTCCTACACGAAGACTTATCGCAAGATGTCTTGCCACTTTATTTAGTGTTGGCGATACATTTTTGCTTTTTGATACTGTTAATAAGTGCAATGATATTCTTAGAAATAAGGATGATTCTCCAAGCTTTCTTCCAACAAAATT AGCTGCTATATGTTGCGTGGGATGTATGTATGAAAAATTAGGAAGAATGATGGGTAGATCATATGAAGAGACTGTACagattttgataaaatctTTACGTTCTGCGGAATCACAAACAAGAATAGAAATTATGCATACTTTAGAGAAg GTGTGTGCTGGTATGGGTTCTGCAATTACAAATGTTCACAaggaaatatataaaatttctagACATTATCTAACAGATAGAGTTATGGCTGTGAGATGTGCTGCTGCGAAG tgTCTGTTGGAAATGTTAAATCATGCTCCATTTTTATATACTACCGAGATAGAAAGTGTTGCTACACTCTGCTTTAGAGCATTCGAAGGTTCGAACTACGAAGTAAGATGCGCTGTTGCAAAGTTACTTGGTACACTGGTAGCAATGACCCAGCTTCCAAATCCGAAAGGAAAAAACCCTTCAG tggctcagaataaaaattgcaaacaaATTTCACTTGATGAAGTATTGAATATTTTGATGTCTGGATTTCTAAGAGGTGGAGTAGGTTTTTTGAAAGGTACCGGGGAAATCATAAAAGGAAACTCTAGCGTGAATCGTGAAGTTAGAGTTGGAGTCACCCAT GCGTATGTTGTATTTGTTCAAATGTTGGGCGGTTCGTGGCTTGAGCGTAATATCGGTGCATTAATTGCACACGTACTTGAACTCGTGACAAATCCAAAAGCAGCAAGTTCACACGTTGATGCTGTCTACTCTAGGAAATGTGTTAACTTTATGTTACATGGTACTATTGGTAAATTATTAGGTGAAGGAGCTCAAGCTGCTGCATGTAAAGAAATAGCGCATATTATCTTAAAGCAAATGAACTCTATTG aTTTCAGTCCAGAAAATGCAAAGGATTGTAATCAAGAAACATTATTCAGTCAGCATTTACTTGTATGTGCATTACAAGAAATGGGAAATTTGATTCTTGGGTTGGGTACAACTGCTTGTAATTTATTAAGCGATCAATCCTTAA GCTTAATTGACACGATTATGGCTGTTTTGATTCATCCATGTCAAGCGGCTAGACTTGCAGCTTCCTGGTGTTTGCGCTGTATTTGTGTAGCAGTTCCGAGTCAAATAACACCTCTCATTGACCGCTGTGTGGATGGTATCGAAAATATGCGTAGCTCACCGGAAGCAATAGCTGGATATAGCAGTGCTTTAGCTGCGGTTCTTGGTAGTGTTCGTTTATCGCCTCTTGGCGTTCCCCACACGAAAggaaaa ATTATCTTCAATACCGCAGAAGAACTTTTAAGAAGTGCGAGTCAAAATAGTCGTTTATCATTGAACAGAACACATGCCGGATGGCTTTTAATTGGAGCTATAATGACTCTTG gTACAGCAGTGGTTAAAGGATTATTACCCAGAATGTTATTATTATGGAGAAATTCTTTCCCTCGTTCAAATAAAGAACTTGAAAGTGAAAAAGCTAGAGGTGATGCTTTTACATGGCAAGTAACTTTGGAAGGTCGAGCTGGCGCGTTATCTGCTATGCACAGTTTTCTATTGCATTGTCCAGAACTTTTAAATGATGACATTACACGACGACTTTTAACACCAATTGAGTCTGCATTGGCAATGCTGACAAA ttTGTCACCcgtgttaaaaaattatggaCAACAATTGAAAGCCCCTGCTGCGATGGTTCGTTTGCGTTTGTACGAAACATTGTTATTGTTGCCACCTCAAACTTTTGAAG GTTCTTATACGCATCTCCTGAGAATGTTGGTATCCGAATTCACCCTAACTGAAAATCCTGGAAACACTACAACTTCGTTATTACGCGCGGTTTGTCATGCTAATGATTCTGTGATCCTTGGTACATGGTTACAAGAAACTGATCACCGTACAATAGAAGATCAA ATGGAACCAAACAGAAGGGCAGATTTGGAACAT CTACAACCAAATAGCGCTGCAGGATCCGGAGCTCTGGAACACAATCCATGTTGTCTTTACAGACCGGTACCACaa GATGAAATAATTCCTGGTCCTTTACCTTTGGGAGTTGCTGTTATTGATTTATCTGTGTCATTGTTTGGTCAAATCTTCCCACGTGTAGCGAACAAACATAGATTACAGATGTTAGATCATTTCAGCGAATGTATAAAACATACAAAATCTGGTAGACAGGAAGCGATCCAGATGAATGTGTTCACAGCTGTGCTAAGTGGGTTGAAAGGTTTGAATGAAGCAAAAACTGGATTTGGCCAGGAAGATGTTAAGAAATCTGCaactaatttaattatt AGCGCTTTAGTAAGCAGCAATTCGATATTAAGATGGGCAGCCGGAGAAGCTGTTGGAAGAATGGCACAAGTTATATCAGATCCCAAGTTTACAGCGGAATTGGCACAAACAAGTTTCGATCGTTTAAAATCTGCTCGGGATGTTGCAAGTAGAACTGGCCATTCCTTAGCATTAGGATGCCTCCATAAATATGTAGGTGGAATGGGATCTAGCCAACATCTAATCACAAGTGTCAGCATCCTGCTTGCACTTGCACAAGATAATTCCTCTCCTGTAGTACAAGTATGGGCACTACATGCTCTTGCACTTATTGCTGATTCTGGTGGACCAATGTTTCGAGGCTACGTTGAACCTACATTGTCCTTAGCATTAACTCTTCTTCTCAATGTTCCTCATTCTTATATAGATGTACATCAATGTATAGGGAAAGTATTATCAGCTCTTATTACAACCATAGGACCAGAATTACAAG GTAATACTTCGACAATCTGTATGGCACGGTCATCGTTCTTATGCGCGTGTGCTATCATGCAAGATCATCAAGATCCTCTTGTACAAGCTGAAGCGACAGGATGTCTTCAACAGTTACATTTATTTGCACCGAGACACGTCAATTTATCTTCTCTTGTCCCTACGTTATGT CGAACTTTATCAAGCAATCATTTGCTTTTACGTAAAGCCGCGATATCTTGTCTTCGTCAACTTGCCCAACGAGAAGCAAAAGAAGTATGCGAACACGCGATGACGTTAGCTAATGAAAGCCGAGATACTAACGTGGTGGAAGGTCTTGTTATCACAGAAACCGGTCTTCCGGGCGTCTTATTTAGTATGCTGGACACAGAAACTGAtagcaaattaattaaagatattCATGATACGTTGACCAGTATGCTGCAAATTTTAGCTGCAGATAATTTATCTCAATGGTTATCTTTGTGTAAAGATGTTCTTACAATAGCTTCAG AGGCGTGCAATAACGAAGAAGTAAATACCATCAACGTTGAAGATGGTACCGCGGATAATGATAATACAGATGCCGAAGGGGATGATGATCAAGCTGAATTTCATGCCGATGAATCTACTAAACAACGGCCAACTATTACTCCACGATGGCCAACCAGAGTTTTTGCAGCTCAGTGCGTTAGAAGGATCGTGGCTGCTTgtgtaaataataaacaagCACATTTTGATCTTTCCTTAGCGAAGGAAATGCAAACGACTAAGGGGAAAa ACGATTTTCTGGTGTTGCATCTTTCTGATTTAGTACGAATGGCATTTATGGCCGCGACTAGTGATTGTGATCCTTTACGACTCGAAGGTCTAAAGACGCTACAAGAAATTATAGATAAATTTGCCAAAGTTCCCGAACCAGAATTTCCTGGACACCTGTTGCTCGAGCAGTTCCAAGCCCAg GTCGGAGCTGCGTTGAGGCCTGCATTCGCAGCGGAAACAGCGTCCCATGTTACAGCTGCGGCTTGCGAAGCTTGTAGCGCTTGGATCGGAAGTGGAGTTGCTAGAGATCTTAACGATCTTCGTAGGGTACATCAACTTCTCGTGTCTTCTTTAGAAAAATTGAGGGAGGGACATACAAGACCTCAGCTgtacaatgaaagtttgttaACTCTTGAAAGATTAGCGATTTTGAAAGCTTGGGCAGAG gTATACGTGGTTGCTATGATAAAAGACGGTTCTGCGTTAAACAGCAAGGACACGTTCAATCAAAATTCAAACCAAACCGAAGAGGGAAATGTTGAAGATTTTGGACAATTTGAATTTCAGACTGAAAGTTTGTTGAGTTTAGTGCAACCAGAATTGCTTAGTTTAAGTCAGTACTGGTTAGCTGCTCTGAGAGATCACGCGTTACTCTCGTTACCACCAG AATTTTCCAGTCAATTACCCCACGATGGGGGTGCGTTCTATACAACGGATACGATGGAATCAGCTCGACCCCATTATGCAGAATCATGGGCACCTATTTTGCATGCCGCAACGCTTTGGCTGAATGCAAAAGGATTTGGATTCGAAGAAACTAACAATGAAGTGCAACTATCGAATACGgctaataacaataataataataacaatagtgaCGTTTCTACTAAAACTAACGCTAATATTGAacgttttcatttattatttg GTATATGTATGGAGGCTTTATGCAGTCCTCGAGCTTCGGAATCTGCTCAAAATACAGAAACGTGTTTAAATGCTTTATACACTTTGTTAGATTCTGCCTGGGCACGTAAGGTTTTGATCGCAGATCGTTCATTACCGATTGAATTGTGTAATGTTCTTCACAGAATGCTTCTAACTAGAGAAAGTTACGTGATCCAGATGATAGTAATGGAAGTTTTAAAACAAGTAATGAAAGCAGCGCAGGAAGATTTagcagaaagaaaaaaggctAAACTGAACG AAATAGCACCAGCACACGACGAAAGTAATGAAATTCAAGAAGTAGATTTGCTaggagaaggagaagagaatGGTGAGCTTATTCCAGGCAAATCGTTGGTATTTGCCATTCTAGAAGTATGTCTCTGTCTTTTGGTTCGACAAATTCCAGCACTGAATCCTAATCCTGCTGGAACAACAGCAATATTATCCCAAAAAGGGTATATACCATCAGAAGAAAGTGGAAAACTTATAGCAGCTGCATTGAATATAAAAGAGTCTCTTCCTACTTTATGTTCCCCTCAAGGAGCTATAGCAATTTTACCAACATTACTGTATTTAGCAACTGGTGTAATCAAAGAAACTGCAGTGCGCACGGACAATGAATGCAACAAAGTAGCATCAGATGCACCAGTGCATGCAGCTTTACACTGTATAAAAAATCTTAGTACaaataaatatgcaaaggATCATAGAAGTCAGGAACAGTGGACAGGTCTTTTACAAAGTGCTCTTGCTAAAATCATTGATCTGGCTAAAACAG gAAATGACGAAACAAAAATGGACGAAGTAACGATGATGTTAGCTATTGCAGTGTTTGTTCTTCATGCTACACAAGAAGTTGTAATTGCGCCAAATCTTCAGTTTCCGTGTATCAATCATTTTAGACACGCTTTTCAATCAGAAAATGTAATG GTCAAATTAAAATGCGTTCAAACATTGAGAACGATATTTTTACATCCAGAACGTGTAATAAGTACACCTTATATCCATGCACTAGCTCCAAGATTAGTAGAATATCTATATAGTGATAAGAGCAAACAAGTTACAAATGATTTAGAGTTATCTTTTACTCTGGAATGTATTAGCACTGTCGAGGCTCTTATAGGAGTTGCTGATATTTCTAATC AATATGTTACATGCAATTCAGGAGACCTTCTACAAG GAATACAGATGTTAACTTTACTTGTgccaattttaattaattatctattGGAGGGAGAACAACTTCAGCATGCTACTAAATATCAACTGAGTCTTCATCAACAGAGTTTTCAATGGCTTAATAAAATAGGACCAAAATATCCGCAG GAATTTAAAACGTTGATGTCACAATCTACAGaattgaaaaccaaattaGAAAACGCTGTACGATTCACTCATCAACAAGCACAGAGGCATACCCGACCAGTAGATCTCGTAAAACCACAAATAAAGATCACTACACCATCTATTAAACTAAAAacagatttttcaaacttcaaTTAA